TCTTTGCTGGAGGTATGAAGAAAGCCGATTGGGACGTGGGTATTGCCATTGACGCAATAAAGTTAGCCGATAAATTAGACGTGATAGTTTTGGTTAGCGGCGACGGTGATTATGTGCCGCTTTTAAATTACTTGCAAGAAAACAAGGGCTGTCGAGTGGAAGTCATCGCTTTTAGCGAGACGACTTCATCCAGACTAATTGAGGCAGCTGATGAATTCTTGGATTTGAGTAAAAATAAAAGAAAATTTTTATTCAAATCAACCAGATAAAAAACAAGAGAAATAAATTAATTATTAATTGTAAACTTATGAAGTTTGAAACAGAGTTTGCCGGACGAAAATTAATTGTCACTACCGGCGAATTAGCTGGACAAGCCAATGGTGCTTGCACGGTCCAGTATGGTGAAACAGTGGTCCTCGCGACTGCAACAATGGGAACAGAAGACAGAGATACCGATTTCTTCCCCTTAACCGTGGAGTATGAAGAAAAATTTTATGCCGCAGGTAAAATAAAAGGTTCTCGTTTTATTAAACGCGAAACTAAACCGACCGATGAAGCTATTTTAACCGGTCGCTTAATTGACCGCAGCTTGCGGCCTCTTTTTAATCAAGAAATGCGCCGCGATGTGCAGTTAATCAATACAGTTTTGGCTTTTGACCAAGAAAATAGCCCGGACATGGTCGCTTTGTGCGCTTCGATTTTGGCCTTGTCGATTTCCGACATTCCTTGGCAAGGTCCGATTGCTGGCATGAGAATAGGATTGGGCCAACCAGAATGTGGTGAGCAGTTTGCCATTAATCCAATCAATGCGAATATAAAAAATAATAATTTGGACTTGATCGTTTCCGGTTCGCCGGACAAAATCGTGATGATTGAAGCTGGTGCGCAGGAAGTTGACGAAGAAACAATGTTTAAAGCGATGAAATTTGCCAACGATCATTTTCAGGTATTGCTTAACTTTTTTAATGAGATTATTAAGAAAGTTGGCAAACAGAAAAACGTTGCCTTACTCGAAGCACTTAACAAAGTCAAAGATGAATATAAAACTTTGGCCGATGATTTCATTCGCGATAATGCGCAAAAATATTTATTTAAGCAAACTTTAAAAACCAAAGCTGATCGTAGCGCCGCCAAAGATGAGTTAGAAAAATCTTTGGATGAATTTTTAGCGCAAAGAGGCATCGACGAAGAGACTCGTTCCAAGGCCGCTAGTTATATCCACGGCCTGGTTTATCGCGAAGTCAGTCGAGCCATTTTAGAGCAAGAAAAGAGAATTGATGGTCGTAAAATAGATGAAATTAGGCCATTGTCGGCCACAGCCGGATTTTTACCGCGCGTGCACGGTTCAGCCTTGTTTCAGCGCGGCGAGACCCAAGTTCTATCAATTGTAACTTTGGGATCGCCAGGCATGGAACAAACCCTAGATACCATGGAAGAAAGCGGTACTAAGCGTTTTATGCATCATTATAATTTTCCTCCATTTT
This window of the Patescibacteria group bacterium genome carries:
- a CDS encoding NYN domain-containing protein — translated: MKYPHQRVGVFIDVANMYHSAKNLFRANVNFAKILETALAERQLIRAIAYVIRSKSQEEQTFFGALDRQGFEVKMKDLQIFAGGMKKADWDVGIAIDAIKLADKLDVIVLVSGDGDYVPLLNYLQENKGCRVEVIAFSETTSSRLIEAADEFLDLSKNKRKFLFKSTR
- a CDS encoding polyribonucleotide nucleotidyltransferase, which encodes MKFETEFAGRKLIVTTGELAGQANGACTVQYGETVVLATATMGTEDRDTDFFPLTVEYEEKFYAAGKIKGSRFIKRETKPTDEAILTGRLIDRSLRPLFNQEMRRDVQLINTVLAFDQENSPDMVALCASILALSISDIPWQGPIAGMRIGLGQPECGEQFAINPINANIKNNNLDLIVSGSPDKIVMIEAGAQEVDEETMFKAMKFANDHFQVLLNFFNEIIKKVGKQKNVALLEALNKVKDEYKTLADDFIRDNAQKYLFKQTLKTKADRSAAKDELEKSLDEFLAQRGIDEETRSKAASYIHGLVYREVSRAILEQEKRIDGRKIDEIRPLSATAGFLPRVHGSALFQRGETQVLSIVTLGSPGMEQTLDTMEESGTKRFMHHYNFPPFSVGETGSMRATGRRETGHGALAERGLYPMIPKEDTFAYTIRVVSEVMSSNGSSSMASSCASCLALMDAGVPMKKPVVGVAIGLACEVKNNEIVKYKTFTDLQDLEDGPGGMDFKVIGTRDGITAVQMDTKTPGLNFDIIKESLDRAKKGRNQILDLIVSILPAPRAEVSLYAPKIISFKINPDKIREVVGPGGRVINDIIAKTGATIDIEQDGLVAITSENNEGLKKAEEMVKNIVREIQVGETFEGKVTRIMDFGAFVELVPGHEGMVHVSEMAPHHVEHPSDFLKEGDVVPVKVIEVDSMGRVNLSIRAAKEPDYVPRPKPARKPMGRGGRGGHSHSDRPRRRF